From Acinonyx jubatus isolate Ajub_Pintada_27869175 chromosome B2, VMU_Ajub_asm_v1.0, whole genome shotgun sequence, a single genomic window includes:
- the BNIP5 gene encoding protein BNIP5 — translation MEPRKHLSGRRARSLDTSQSPKKVRRCFSLPTTPSRRMLHQAASDGSRCPQSPAQSVEAQDATATAHSLEETREFLPTDQRLPQDTKKEKTQRRGQQGWLKTLMNFLLRTGPEEPKEKASRKAKGKEGFPKPAETPEAPGETAPRKKAHDKKASRKKHSHKKHVADETKGAQDQEAEGQEIGLPKMAAAPRPEEADLGPAPKGGKGSGLHQSLLIEAGGPAASEVSSQATGHRPEEELRQLDQDKIIKMIVEFLQKVGDQWEEEQLQAPQPEVVVQIPVSFDRKKFQEKKSSFKRAFSHKKHGSEEAKRAGPADVSSPESRPPKRPSFLPLCVGGHQPSTSSSPGSEEPKVQEVLPTDSGGLSPLELSTPAGSQGPEEDLQANRALEFREFIQKIIALLQDAEGQGGELRVQEPEVAVENLSPPYRRRSQEKKSSLRKAFSYKRHGPKEPRRAGATSAASLESRPPKRPSFLPLCVGGHQPSTSNSPDLEDVEFQESSPAEETPVGSSDAPSQTRSHQPEGGPQPDRVFESKELVIQNLVALLQEVDGQLGEQIRRHPSFKRFFYKVSDSSLRKLAATLHSQKARSPELGRNLTKRPYQLAFGFTNKFASNNSHAVFSLMGLCYSHASYTHFPYREAQQNITNPESQSPD, via the exons ATGGAGCCCAGGAAGCATCTGTCAGGGAGGAGAGCCAGGTCTCTGGATACGTCGCAGAGCCCCAAGAAGGTCCGCCGGTGCTTCTCCCTGCCCACTACCCCCTCCAGGAGGATGCTTCACCAGGCAGCCAGCGATGGGAGCAGAtgtccccagagcccagctcagtCTGTGGAAGCCCAGGATGCCACGGCCACAGCCCACAGCCTGGAAGAGACCAGGGAGTTTCTTCCCACTGACCAGAGGCTGCCACAGGACACCAAGAAGGAAAAGACCCAGAGACGGGGCCAGCAGGGGTGGCTGAAGACCTTGATGAACTTCCTCCTGAGGACAGGCCCGGAAGAGCCCAAAGAAAAGGCCAGCCGGAAGGCAAAAGGGAAGGAGGGCTTCCCCAAGCCTGCAGAAACCCCGGAGGCACCAGGGGAGACAGCTCCGAGGAAGAAAGCCCACGACAAGAAGGCCAGTCGCAAGAAACACAGTCACAAGAAACATGTTGCTGACGAAACCAAGGGGGCCCAAGATCAGGAGGCCGAAGGCCAAGAGATAGGGCTGCCCAAGATGGCTGCCGCCCCACGCCCTGAGGAGGCTGACCTGGGCCCAGCACCCAAGG GTGGGAAAGGTTCTGGTCTCCACCAGTCCTTGCTCATTGAAGCTGGGGGTCCTGCAGCATCCGAGGTTTCTTCTCAAGCCACAGGTCATAGGCCCGAAGAGGAACTCAGACAGCTTGACC AGGATAAAATCATCAAGATGATAGTGGAATTCCTCCAAAAAGTGGGAGACCAGTGGGAGGAAGAG CAGCTTCAAGCTCCTCAACCAGAGGTGGTTGTACAGATTCCAGTGTCATTTGACAGGAAGAAATTCCAAGAGAAAAAGTCTAGCTTCAAGAGAGCATTTTCTCATAAGAAACATGGCTCTGAGGAGGCTAAGAGAGCTGGGCCTGCAGACGTTTCCAGCCCGGAGTCCCGGCCACCCAAGAGGCCCAGCTTTCTCCCCCTGTGTGTTGGGGGCCATCAGCCCTCCACCTCCAGCAGCCCTG GCTCGGAGGAACCCAAAGTCCAAGAGGTCCTGCCTACAGACAGTGGGGGTCTGAGTCCCTTGGAGCTTTCCACCCCAGCAGGGAGCCAGGGACCCGAAGAGGACTTGCAGGCGAACAGAGCCTTGGAATTCA gaGAATTCATCCAGAAGATCATTGCCCTACTCCAGGATGCGgaagggcaggggggagag CTTCGAGTCCAGGAACCAGAGGTGGCTGTAGAAAACCTGTCCCCACCCTACAGAAGGAGATCCCAAGAGAAGAAGTCCAGCCTCAGAAAAGCTTTTTCTTATAAGAGACATGGCCCCAAGGAGCCCAGGAGAGCGGGGGCCACAAGTGCTGCCAGCCTGGAGTCCCGGCCGCCCAAGAGGCCCAGCTTTCTGCCCCTGTGTGTGGGGGGCCATCAGCCCTCCACCTCCAACAGCCCCG ACCTGGAAGATGTCGAGTTCCAGGAGTCCTCGCCTGCAGAAGAGACACCTGTGGGATCCTCAGACGCGCCCTCCCAGACCAGAAGTCACCAGCCAGAGGGGGGACCTCAGCCAGACAGAGTGTTCGAATCTA aGGAGCTGGTCATCCAGAATCTGGTGGCCCTTCTCCAAGAAGTGGATGGCCAGTTGGGGGAGCAG ATCAGGCGACATCCCAGCTTCAAGAGGTTTTTCTACAAGGTCTCGGACTCCTCCCTCAGGAAGCTGGCAGCCACCCTGCACAGCCAGAAAGCCCGCTCTCCTGAGCTGGGCAGGAACCTCACCAAGAGACCCTACCAGCTTGCCTTTGGCTTCACCAACAAATTTGCCAGCAACAATAGCCACGCCGTCTTCAGCCTCATGGGCCTGTGCTACAGCCATGCCAGTTACACCCACTTCCCGTACAGGGAGGCCCAGCAG AACATCACAAATCCTGAGAGCCAGAGTCCAGATTAA